CTGGCCGGCGAAGGAGGCCATGTCGAACTGGTCGAGGGCGGAGAGCGCCATGGCCTTGTCGTCAGCGCTCCAGCTCTTGGAGAGCGCGCGCCAAGCCGGCATGGTGGAGAGGCGCCCCATGAGCACGTTGGTGAGCACGTCGAGACGGCCCACCAAGTTGAATTGCTGGAACACCATGGCCGCCTGGGCGCGCCATTGGCGCAGCGCCTGGCCCTTGAGGCCCGTCACGTCGCGCCCGTCATACAGGATGCGGCCACCGGTGGGATCCTGGAGCCGGTTCACCATGCGCAGCAAGGTGGACTTGCCCGCGCCCGACCGCCCGATCACGCCCACGAAGGCGCCGCCGCCGATCTGGAGATTCACGTCCGACACCGCCACCTTGTCGCCGAAGCGGCAGGTGAGGCCTTCCATCACGAGCATAAGCCGTGCTCCGGTTCGTTCCGGAGTTTTCCATTAAGGATGCCGCGCAACAGACGTGTGACGGTTCGGTGATGACGGCGGGCGCAGACGATGCCAGTCCTTCAATAGTTCTTATTCTACAATAGGTTACAAAATTACCTCTCGCCGAGAAATTTGTTGGCCGGACTGGACAAATGCCCCGTCCGGCCGGCTTTTTTCACGGCGCTGTCACAGTCCGACCAGGGTCTTGAAGCCGCCGAAGATCATCCGCTTGCCGTCGAAGGGCATAGCCGCCATGTCCTTGGGCATGCGTTCGTCCGCGAACACCTTGGCATTGGTGGCATCACGCGCCTCCCGCGAGGCGTGCACGATCCAGGAAAAGATGACGACCTCGTCCTCGGTGGCGTGCACGGCGCGGGGGAAGGAGGTCAACTCGCCGTAAGGGACATCGTCGCCGATGCACTCCACCACGGCCAGCGCCCCATGCTCCTTCCAGAGGCGCGCGCCCAGCTCCGCCAGGGGGCGATAGTCCTCGATCCTGTTCTTCGGCACCGCCAGCACGAACCCATCCACATAAGCCATGGCTGCCATCTCCTGATGCTTCACCCGCGCCCCAAGGACGCGCGCAGGGGCGCGGGGCCGACAGGCGGGACAAAAAAAAGCGGCGCTGGGAAGTCCCAGCGCCGCCCGATCGACCTTCCTTCGGGGTTTTTGTGTTTATGGAAGGCGGCTTGAGTGTGGGGCCGAGCTCAGATCATGCCCAGAAGCACCGCGCCGATGAAGGCCAAGGCGGCACATAGGGAGAGCAAGTCGAACTTCCTGCCGTGGTTCACCTCTCAACGCCCTTTTCAGGTCGATCTTCAGCGCAACTTTAGCAAAGAAACCAAGGGTTAAAAGGCAATAAACGTACTGCAACGCCGCAAGGGCACCCTGCAACGCGGCACGGCTGCGACGAAAGTCGAAAGATTTCAGCGGCGCATCCCATGACGCGCCGCACGTTACCTGCCGGAAAAAAATTCAGACGGCCCGGCAGGCGGGGGCAGCCCCCTCACCGCTCGCGGATGGCCCGTTCCAGGAAGGCGGCCACCAGCAGCGCGTTGCGGTCGCGGCCGAACCGGCCCACCACCTGCACCCCCACCGGGAGCCCGGCGGCGTTCTCCAGGCCGGTGACATTGATGCAGGGCGTGCCCATGAGGGTCCACAGCCGGTTGAACATCGGCGAGCCTGTGGAAGCAAACCCTTCCAGCGCCGCGCCGGGGGCGGAGAAGGTGAGCAGCGCGTCGAAATGCGCGAACAGATCGCCCAGCGCATGGCGCGCCCGCTTGGCCGTACGGCGGGCCGTGTCATAAGCATCGGCGGGGATCGTCGCAGCCCGGTCGAGATGGGCGGCAAGCTGCTCGGACATGCCGTCACGATGGAAGTCATAGTCGTCGGCGAGCGCGATGGCCGCCTCGAAATCCTGGATCGTGGCGCACATGGGGTCGGCGGCCTCGATCTCGTCGGGCAGGTCGATGGCGGCCACCTGCGCGCCCGCCGCGATAGCGGCCTTCGCCGCCGCCTCCAACGCTGCATGGGCATCGGCATCGGCATTCTCGGCGCGGGCGGTGCGCACCAGGGCGATGCGCGGCGCCTGCGCCACGTCCTCCCCAATATCAAGGTCCCGCCCGGTCATGGCCCCCACCGCGAAGGCGACATCCGCCACGCGGGCGCCGAACACGCCGATCGTGTCCAGATGCCAGGAGAAGGTCTTCATGCCCAAGGTGGGCAAGGTGCGGAAGGTGGGCTTGTAGCCGGTCACCCCGCAAAAGGCCGCCGGGCGGATGACCGACCCGCCGGTCTGGGTGCCCAGCGCCAGCGGCACCATGCCCGCCGCCACCGCCGCCGCCGAGCCCGAGGACGAGCCGCCGGGCGAGTGGGAGAGATTGCGCGGATTGCGCGTCACCGAGGGCTTCAGGAAGGCGAATTCCGTGGTCACCGCCTTGCCCGGCACGAGGCCGCCGGCCCGCTTCACCTGCCGCACAACGGGGGCGTCCTGCACCGGGCGGTGACCGGCATAGATCGCAGACCCGTAGGTGGTGGGCAGATCGCGGGTGTCGAGAATGTCCTTCACCGCCACCGCAAGACCCGCCAGCGGACGCTGCGCCAGGCCCGGCTCTTGCGCGGCTTTTGCCGCCGCCTCCAGGTCGAGGCTTTCAAAGGCACGCACCTGGGGTTCGTGGGCGGCGATGGCGGCAACGCCTTGGGCGAGCACGTCGGCCGGGGAAAGCCGGCCGGCGCGGATGTCGAGGGCGAGGTCGCGGGCGAGCAGCATGGCGGGGGAACTCCGGGTACGCGAAACCGAGGGGGCCGGCAGGGCGCCGAGCCGAAAAGCGGGCGCACCTTATCATGCCCGCACCGGCCCGCTCTGCCTCAGGCGGGCATCATCCCCACCCACCCGCGCTCAAGCCGCATAAGGCACGATCTTCTCGATCTCGCCCGCCAGCCGGGGCGCCTCACTCTCGGCCCCTTCCCTCCCCCGCCCCGCTGGGGCTCTCCCCATCAAACGCGAGGCCCGCACGCGCCTTGCCCCTTCCGCGCTTGCGGGGGGGCGTGGGGTCCGGTATGGCTCCGGCCTGCCATGTCATCAGCCTCGCCCTATACCCTCTCCTCTCGGCACCTCATCGGTATCGAGGGGCTGTCGGCCGCCGAGATCGTCGGCCTGCTCGATCTTGCCGAGGAGTTCGTCACCCTCAACCGGCAAGTGGAAAAGAAGCGGACCACCCTGCGCGGGCGGACGCAGATCAACCTCTTCTTCGAGGCCTCCACCCGCACCCAGTCCTCGTTCGAGATCGCCGGAAAGCGGCTCGGCGCGGACGTGATGAACATGTCGGTGGGCAATTCCTCGGTGAAGAAGGGCGAGAGCCTCATCGATACGGCGGTGACGCTGAACGCCATGCATCCCGACCTTTTGGTGGTGCGCCACCACGCGTCCGGCGCGGTCGCCCTGCTCGCCCGCAAGGTGGATTGCTGCGTCATCAATGCCGGCGACGGGGCCCACGAGCATCCCACCCAGGCGCTGCTCGACGCGCTCACCATCCGCCGCAACAAGGGCACCATCCAGGGGCTCACCGTCGCCATTTGTGGCGACGTGATGCATTCGCGGGTGGCCCGCTCCAACATCCATCTGCTCCACACGCTGGGGGCCCAGGTGCGCGTGGTCGCCCCCTCCACCTTGCTGCCGAGCGGCATCGAGCAGTTCGGCGTGGAGGTGCACAAGACCATGGAGAGCGGGCTGGAGGGGGCGGACATCGTCATGATGCTGCGCCTCCAGCGCGAGCGCATGGCGGGGTCCTTCATCCCCTCGGTGAAGGAATATTTCCACTATTTCGGCCTCGACGAGCAGAAGCTGCGGCGGGCCAAGCCCGATGCGCTGGTAATGCATCCCGGCCCCATGAACCGGGGCGTGGAGATCGATTCGGCGGTCGCGGACGGCGCCCAGTCGCTGATCCGCGAACAGGTGGAGATGGGCGTCGCCGTGCGCATGGCGGTGCTGGACATGCTGGCGCGGAAGCTTCCCAATGCGTGAGAATGGTCGCCCCCTCTGGTCCGAGCCCCATCCCCTGGTGCTCGCCAATGCCCGCATCATCGATCCCTCCCGCGGCGCCGATTATCGCGGCGACGTACTGCTCTCCGACGGCATCATCCGCGATGCCGGCTTCGGCCTGGCCGCCGCCGGCGTGCCGGAAGGGGCGGAAGTGGTGGACTGCGCCGGGGCCGTGGTCGCCCCCGGCCTCGTGGACATGCGCGCCTTCGTGGGCGAGCCGGGCGCCGAGCATCGCGAGACGCTGGCCTCCGCCAGCCATGCCGCCGCCGCCGGCGGCGTGACCACCATCGTCTGCCAGCCGGACACCGACCCGGTGGTGGATGACCCTGCCATCGTCGACTTCATCCTGCGCCGCGCCCGCGACACGGCGGTGGTGCGCGTCCATCCCATGGCCGCCCTCACCAAGGGCCTCAAGGGCGAGGAGATGACCGAGATCGGCCTGCTCCAGGCCGCCGGCGCCGTCGCCTTCACGGACGGCGACCGCTCGGTGAAGAGCGCCCAGGTGCTGCGCCGGTCGCTGGCCTATGGCCGCGACTTTGACGCCCTGGTGGTGCATCACACCGAGGATGCCACCATGTCCGGCGGCGCCATGAACGAAGGCGCCTTCGCCTCCCGCCTTGGCCTGCCCGGCATTCCCCGCGCCGCCGAGACCATCGTGCTGGAGCGCGACCTGCGCCTGGTGGCCATGACGCAGGGCCGCTACCACGCCGCCTCGCTGACCTGCATGGAATCGCTGGAGGTGCTCGCCCGCGCCAAGGAAGCCGGCCTGCCGGTGACCGCCTCGGTGAGCATCAACCACCTGTCCTTCAACGAGCTGGACATCGGCCAGTACCGCACCTTCTTCAAGCTGCGCCCGCCGCTGCGCGCCGAGGACGACCGCCAGGCCCTGATCCGGGCGCTCGCCTCCGGCCTCATCGACGTGGTGGTCTCCGACCACACGCCGCAGGACGTGGAGGTCAAGCGCCTGCCCTTCGCGGAAGCCGAGCCCGGTGCCATCGGGCTGGAGACCCTGCTCTCCGCCGCCCTGCGCCTGGTGCATGCCGAGCAGGTGGATCTGGTGAACCTGCTTTATGCCCTCTCCACCAAGCCGGCCGACCTGCTCGGGCTGAATGCCGGCACCCTGCGTCCGGGTGCCCCGGCGGATGTGATCGTGTTCGATCCGGACCTGCCTTATGTGCTCGACCCCCGGCAGCTGAAGTCGCGCTCGCGCAACACCCCCTTCGACGAGGCCCGCCTCTCCGGCCGGGTGCTGCGCACCGTGGTGGCCGGGCGGACGGTCTACGAGTTCGTGTGAGCCGGGCCCGGCGCGCCCCGGCAGCGCGGTCGGGGCGCCGCGATCTCCATTACGGACGATTCATACGATTTAGAGAACGATCTCTGCGTCGGATTGCGATGCGCCCCGAGCGCCCCTTAGTCTAAGCCTAGAATTGATGTTCCTCCGGCTTCCTCGGACCCCATGTCGACCTTGATCTGGAGCCTTTCGCTCCCCCTCACCTTGGCTAGCGCTGCATTGGGATACCTTTTGGGGTCCATCCCCTTCGGCATCCTGGTGACCCGCCTCGCCGGCACCACGGACATCCGAACCATCGGCTCGGGCAATATCGGCGCCACCAATGTGCTGCGCACCGGACGCAAGGACCTGGCCGCCGCGACCCTCCTGGGCGATGCCCTGAAGGGCACCGTGGCGGTGCTTCTGGCGCGCGCCCTGTTCGGGCCGCAAGCGGCTCTGGTTGCAGGCTTTTTTGCCTTTCTGGGTCATCTCTGGCCGGTTTGGCTGGGCTTCAGGGGCGGTAAGGGGGTAGCGACTTTCCTGGGTGTAACCCTGGCCTTGTACTGGCCGTCCGCCCTCGCCTTTGCCCTGGTCTGGCTCTTGGTGGCCTATCTCAGCCGCTACTCGTCCCTGGCGGCGCTGATCGCTTCCGTGGCGACCCCTGTCAGCGCCTATCTGCTGGGCGCTCCGACCACCGCTATCTTCCTGGCAGGACTTGCGTTTCTGCTCTGGCTGAAGCACCACGCCAACATCGCCCGGCTTCTCGCGGGGACCGAGGGGCGGATCGGCGCTAAATCCAAAAGCCCTGGAAAGTCAGAGGGATGAGCAAGAGCGGCGCCCGGCTTTCCCCCGCCCAGCGCCGCGACTGGCTGCGGCTGATCCGCACCGAGCA
This genomic interval from Aquabacter sp. L1I39 contains the following:
- the phnC gene encoding phosphonate ABC transporter ATP-binding protein, whose amino-acid sequence is MLVMEGLTCRFGDKVAVSDVNLQIGGGAFVGVIGRSGAGKSTLLRMVNRLQDPTGGRILYDGRDVTGLKGQALRQWRAQAAMVFQQFNLVGRLDVLTNVLMGRLSTMPAWRALSKSWSADDKAMALSALDQFDMASFAGQRADSLSGGQQQRVAIARALVQEPGLILADEPIASLDPRNTKVVMDALLRINKHFGITVLCNLHSLDLARTYCDRLVGMAGGRVVFDGAPAALTEDVARDLYGLEAGEVMDVAPRPEPVGAPAEAAVAV
- a CDS encoding DUF1428 domain-containing protein, which gives rise to MAYVDGFVLAVPKNRIEDYRPLAELGARLWKEHGALAVVECIGDDVPYGELTSFPRAVHATEDEVVIFSWIVHASREARDATNAKVFADERMPKDMAAMPFDGKRMIFGGFKTLVGL
- a CDS encoding amidase, with amino-acid sequence MLLARDLALDIRAGRLSPADVLAQGVAAIAAHEPQVRAFESLDLEAAAKAAQEPGLAQRPLAGLAVAVKDILDTRDLPTTYGSAIYAGHRPVQDAPVVRQVKRAGGLVPGKAVTTEFAFLKPSVTRNPRNLSHSPGGSSSGSAAAVAAGMVPLALGTQTGGSVIRPAAFCGVTGYKPTFRTLPTLGMKTFSWHLDTIGVFGARVADVAFAVGAMTGRDLDIGEDVAQAPRIALVRTARAENADADAHAALEAAAKAAIAAGAQVAAIDLPDEIEAADPMCATIQDFEAAIALADDYDFHRDGMSEQLAAHLDRAATIPADAYDTARRTAKRARHALGDLFAHFDALLTFSAPGAALEGFASTGSPMFNRLWTLMGTPCINVTGLENAAGLPVGVQVVGRFGRDRNALLVAAFLERAIRER
- a CDS encoding aspartate carbamoyltransferase catalytic subunit; the encoded protein is MSSASPYTLSSRHLIGIEGLSAAEIVGLLDLAEEFVTLNRQVEKKRTTLRGRTQINLFFEASTRTQSSFEIAGKRLGADVMNMSVGNSSVKKGESLIDTAVTLNAMHPDLLVVRHHASGAVALLARKVDCCVINAGDGAHEHPTQALLDALTIRRNKGTIQGLTVAICGDVMHSRVARSNIHLLHTLGAQVRVVAPSTLLPSGIEQFGVEVHKTMESGLEGADIVMMLRLQRERMAGSFIPSVKEYFHYFGLDEQKLRRAKPDALVMHPGPMNRGVEIDSAVADGAQSLIREQVEMGVAVRMAVLDMLARKLPNA
- a CDS encoding dihydroorotase, which codes for MRENGRPLWSEPHPLVLANARIIDPSRGADYRGDVLLSDGIIRDAGFGLAAAGVPEGAEVVDCAGAVVAPGLVDMRAFVGEPGAEHRETLASASHAAAAGGVTTIVCQPDTDPVVDDPAIVDFILRRARDTAVVRVHPMAALTKGLKGEEMTEIGLLQAAGAVAFTDGDRSVKSAQVLRRSLAYGRDFDALVVHHTEDATMSGGAMNEGAFASRLGLPGIPRAAETIVLERDLRLVAMTQGRYHAASLTCMESLEVLARAKEAGLPVTASVSINHLSFNELDIGQYRTFFKLRPPLRAEDDRQALIRALASGLIDVVVSDHTPQDVEVKRLPFAEAEPGAIGLETLLSAALRLVHAEQVDLVNLLYALSTKPADLLGLNAGTLRPGAPADVIVFDPDLPYVLDPRQLKSRSRNTPFDEARLSGRVLRTVVAGRTVYEFV
- the plsY gene encoding glycerol-3-phosphate 1-O-acyltransferase PlsY, whose protein sequence is MSTLIWSLSLPLTLASAALGYLLGSIPFGILVTRLAGTTDIRTIGSGNIGATNVLRTGRKDLAAATLLGDALKGTVAVLLARALFGPQAALVAGFFAFLGHLWPVWLGFRGGKGVATFLGVTLALYWPSALAFALVWLLVAYLSRYSSLAALIASVATPVSAYLLGAPTTAIFLAGLAFLLWLKHHANIARLLAGTEGRIGAKSKSPGKSEG